Within the Meriones unguiculatus strain TT.TT164.6M chromosome 2, Bangor_MerUng_6.1, whole genome shotgun sequence genome, the region TCCTGCCAACTCTCTGTAGTTTCATTACACAGATGATGTAAATGCTAACCTGAGTGTTTAGAGAACGAGGAAAGCATCTAAACATGCAGGTGCTAGAATGAGGGTAGATCAACCCACACAAGGACAAGGGCTAGCACACCTTTAAATTCTTAAGGAAGTATGATCCCGTTCACCAATGAAATCGATAAAATCCTACAGAAGTGGTCACCCATGCTGGAGTGGACTTTAGTAATctgaggaaagggaggaatgaATTCCTGAGTGGGTGTGGCTGGCAGGAGCAAACCACGCCAAGGACCTCAGTGTCTCAGGACCCCAGTGTCTCAGACCCACAGAAATGGCAAAGCCTCCGGGGAAAGCAGGGGAGAGGCTCAGAGCAACGGCCGTTTCCTCTGGTCTAAAGACTGCCTATTCCAAGAAACTATTATTCTGAGCCTCCTCACCAGGTTGTTGCCAGCCTGAGACTGCTCCCCTAGAGATCTCACACTAACATTAGCTACACCTGCCTCCTTCAGCTGTATACAATAAACCCACCTCCTTAATtcagatacataaaataaagttgcTGCTAGTTTTGGTACATTCCCATCAGATCCCAAGtttcctgtatgtgtgtctgggaTTGTCAATCCCAGTGTTGCCCAACCCACCAAGGTCAATCACTGGGATGTACAGAGCACAGCAGTGACACAGCTGAGTCATTTCTGCCCTTCACCCACATTCCTGGTAAGTAACCCCAATAGTCTTTGAGgtctttactttcattttagttcCAGATCTGGGATGAGTAGCTGTTCACATCCTTTCAGGCTTACTGTCACACAACATAACTAGCACTCTACTCTAAAGGGATCGGACAGGCCAAAGGTGAGCCTGAGCACCCATGTGTGGAGTGTCTGGGAGAAGAGGTGGTATACAGGTGACAGGgcaaaaagaaatcataaatatACTGCAGCATTACGGTGACAAAGCCAGACTGGCACTGGGGCAAAAACAGGTAAGCCAATCAAACAGAATGAAACCTGGAAACAGACGGACCAAGTGAGAGCCACACACCTTAGACAGAGGGGGCTGAAACCTGCTATGCAAAATGCCTATTTAACAAGTGATACTAGGAAACTGGGCATTTACCTGCAGAAGACAGTTGATCCATCTTTCATCCCTAGGCATTatgacacatgcctttattccaaGCAATTAGAAAGGAAGGGCAGATGAGATCAAAGCCAGCCCAGTCTATAGTGAATTCTGCACCAACTTCATTCAGATCCGTAGGGAAAGATCCTGCCTCCAACAAGTAACTTTTAGAAATCAACTCAAAGTAAATCAAAGACCTTAATTTAAAACCTGCAcctgaagctgggtgtggtggcacacgcctgtaatcccagcactctaggaggcagaggcaggtagatctccaagttcaaggccagcctggtctacaaagtgagtccaggacagccaaggctacacagagaaacaaaataaatcaaaaaccCACCTGCACCTGCTACAGGACAAGGGAAGGAATGCTCTTTGAGGACACAGCTGGGACTACAAGAAATTAAAGCTTTTACAGCAGACATCAAGAGCCTACAGAATAGGAGAAAACCTTTACCAACTTTACTCAAGGCTAAAATCTAGAATTACGAAGAACtgaaaataaataccaaaaaaaaaaaaaaaaagcaaacctgcgattcaacaaacaaacaaggtccTGAAATGTACATAGTTCTCTAAAGCAGAAACACAAATGGCCAGCAAGTATTATAAAACATTCAATATCTTTAGCCATCACTGAAGTGTAAATTCAAACTACTTTTAAGATGATACCTCACCACCATCAAAATGGCTATGAAGAAATGTGCTGGTCAGGAGAAATCCTTTTCATCAGTGCAAGTGAGTTTAGCCATCATGAAATCACCATGGAAGtgcttcaaaaaattaaaaatgcaccTACCATATGACCCAACAGTAACACAGCTGGGCCTATACCCAAAGGGCTCCACATGCTCTCAGGCTTTTGCAGATCCTTGTTCATCACTACACTGTTCACAGTAGCAAAGACATGTAGCCAGACTAGACAACAATATGtaggtatatacatacacacaatagaaTATCatttaattgtgaaaaaaatgaaatctgcagggaaaaaaaggcagatctagaAAGTATATTATGTTGACTCTAACTCAGAAACTTTTCTGACAAAAAATACGCATTCTTATGTAGAGATCCTCACCTACAATGTGTAACGTATATGCAAACAGTGTAAAGCCTTAAATTCCAGGAAGATCCAGAGTAAGATGAGTatatgggggcagggaggggaggacaCACAGGATATGGAGGAAAGGAGTCTGAGGCTACACGAGGTAAGGGTAGTAGGGtaagggagatggaggaggacgTGCTTATTCAAACACGGCCTGTGCTTCTGTGGACACAGTAACTGCAAGGTCACTAAGAAAATTTTGCAGCAGCCTTGTAGCAATGGAGCTCTGGGGTAGAGGCGCAACTCCGCACCTCAGCCTGGTCCAGTCGCCTACCTGTATAACCGACACGGAGGCCGGAGTCTAGGCCACAAAGGGCTCAGGAGGCTTTTctgctctgagacagggtcttgtgtgcaacccaggctggcctcaaattctcaatcctgcctcaccctcctgggtgctgaggacGAAGATATGGCACTGAATGCTTTAAACACTTTAACAAGtagaatttattcattgttgacaATGTCATACATGTAAACACAATCCATCCTGATCATCTGCACCCCAACACCCCCCTTCAACTTCCCACAACATAAGTTCTTCCCCTCAAAAGGATTTTGAACAAACTTAGATTTTTGTGAAGCAGCTTAAGCAACTGTATGCCCGGTGTCCCAATGTTTACCTTAGAGGTACCTGGTCCGAAGGCTATAGCTGAAGGCAATAAGCCTTATGAAGACATAAGccaccttcctgaacagaccgTTTCAATGGGTTTCCTATGGCTGTCAGGAAGAGGTTAGCCCAATACACACAACACTGGAGCAACTGTTGCacaaagaggaaaagacagactCCAGAAGGATCTGCTGTCAGTTAAACTAGCGTATCCAAAAAAGAGCAGCTTTGTCAGGAACACCACACTCCAGAAATGGTACCTGAAGTTTCAATAAAGACACATGTGAGttaactggctgctcttccagagaacccgggttcagttcccagcacacacacggcagctcacaactgtaactccagttccagaggatccaacaccgttacaccaatatacataaaataaaattttgaaggaAAAAGGAATGTGTTgctaggcatggtgatgcacacctgtaatcccagcactctgggaggcagagacaggtgtatctctttgagttcaaggccagtctggtctacaagtgagtccaggacatccaaggctacacagagaaaccctgtctggaaaaaccaaaaataaacaaactgatgCCAGGGGTGGTACACCTTCCTGAGTGTTGGTGACCAGGGAGCTGGCTCCCTGAGCTTCACCCACTATATCAACCTTTGTTACTATATGTGGGTGTGAACCAGAGCTAATGGTCATCCCTGTTGCTGGAGACCCCACATGCTGACTTCAGGAGACTGGAGCGTCTGCTTAAACCAGAAAACACTGCCCATCCCCAGCAGTTGGGGCTCAGTGTCAGGGGGTGCTATTCAGGCCTCAAGGGAGAGCCAATTCCTTCACCTGCCTGCAGACCCCAAGTTCCCCACTACCTGCATGCTGCACAGAACAGCAGGTTCTGTGGTGGTTCAGTCAGCGCAGGTAGTCAATGTCCTTGCGACTATGTCCAGCCCCCGCCACGTCAGAACTGTAAGTTAGGTCAGACACCTGGGGCTGAAAAGAATCCCATGTCCAGATGGGGAGACTAACAGCCCTGCTTAACATGTGAGCATCCAATCAAttcttgtgatggtttgaatgagaacagcccttatgtatttgaatgtttggttcctagttggtggactgtttgggaagaattaggaggtagGACCTTATTGGAAAGGTATGTCTGTCACTGggatgggctttaaggtttcaaaactctgcctcctgcttgtaaAGATGTAAGCTACGGcaacagagctctgcctgccttcctgtccCTGCCAAGAAGGtaatggactcaccctctgaaagtGAAAGGAAGCCCCAACTCAACACTTCTTTTACAACTTGCCTTGGTAATGTCTCTTCACGGAAACAGAACAGTAAACTAACACAATTATCCTCCGTAAGTGTGTAGGAGTTACACTCTGGCTGCCAACTGTAACTGAGGGGACTCTCTTCTTACATGAGGTAACCACTGTATCCCATGATGATCTTTACACATGGCAGACTCGCTCTCCAGGCAGGAAGGTATGCCCTGGAAAAATCCGCTCCTCTCCATCAGCCAGACTTGAGATATTTCACACGATCCCCCAGTCAACAGAGACATTCCCACATTATAAAACCAGAACGTGACAATCCTGTCTCTACATGAGCTTCCGGTAACAAAACAGGAACCCCAAACCTGGTCTAAACCTTCTGGACATGGATTAACTTGGACCAAACCCCAAAATGGGCATTTATATGATTATAACCCACTGTGCCCAGAAAGCTACAAGGCTGCCTCCTTAGAGCCAGGAGTCCCACAGGTACAATAAACAAAACAGCAAGCCACACTTACGGGCTTTCTGTTCCCATACAAGGAAATATACAGGGGACACATACACAGCCATTTCTCAAGTCCCTCTCTGAGCTGTCAGCCAGCTCCTGTAACCTAGGTATTACCCCAAAGCAGCCACTAACCACCCACCAAGTGTCTGTGACACAGGCCGTAGAGCACCCAGAAAAccttccatgtttgtctttacAATGTAGGCTGGCCCTCAAGCGTGTTCCTATCTGCCACCTTTCCCTTTCGAGCTACCATTGTAACTGAGCACACTTAGGAGGGAGCGGATCAGCCTCCAACATGCCTCCCCACATGATTGTGCACAGGCTTCCCAAACAAAGTGCCCACCGTTTCTCTGTCGGGGAGCATGTCCACTTTGAGAACTATATACAGCCTCTGTCCTGCCCACAGTAACAAAAGTCCTCGATTCTTTAACCAAGACACGAAGTCACTGTCCTTTGTCACAGAAATTGCCAGTTACTGTATTTAGTCCCTACACAAGGCCCTAGATAGGCAGTGTAAGCAAAGGCTTGGCTACGTTTACTGTCAAAGTTCTGAACCACACCTACACAGACGCTTCCTAAGCCAAAAGACCTGGTAACCAGGAAAACAGGCTATAGGCGGGCTCTGGGTATACGAACAGCTGTACTCATGATCTGTGCACAGTcactgcataccagaagaggtaATGTAGCTGGTGCTCTCCACAGAGTGCAGGGTGCTTCCGGCCACAGGCTCAGGTCACCACTATGGAGGCACGCTCTTCTCATCAGCCTGCCACTTTATGAGTAAGCATCCGTGTGCTCCTGTTTTGACACAGCAGCCCAGTGGCTCAGTTctcaggggggaaaaaacaaaatatctctAACACTCAGGGACTATGGAGGAAAAACATGCGGAAAGGTGTAAGAGCTAGACGGTAGGAAAAGTGGTGGTCCAGGCCTGAGCTGCCAGAAGGATCAACCCAGGCTCAGGTCATCAACACTAACACAAAGTATGTCCAACCACCAAGATAAGTAACAGAGCTGTTACCATTTCCTCCAGGAAACAGGGGCATGGTTCCTGTTCACAAAGCAGCCCCGATGGATGGCTCAACCTCCCACCGGTCACTTGCTAGTCCTCATAAAACATAATCAAGACCGGTGAGTCAGTAAAACAGCTGCCTAAGTCATCCATCACTCTCTAAGCTTACCAATTGGAGACACGCTATGTACCATTGCAATTTGCAGCAAGGCCATTTTTACATGAATTCAAATTCACACAGCAACACAGTGACATAGCACACAGTGGTATGTGAACACTTAAATCTCTTTATAGTGAGAGCAGAGATCAGTCTGCTCTTACAGGGTGTCACTTACCGTTACAAATCTTTAAAAGGCAGCTTTGGTTTTTCTTGAATTAAATACAGCCACCATCACACCTTTTCAAAGGCAGGGGGTGGTTCTCCTGGGTTCATTTCTAGTACCCAGTTCCTACACAATTGTAACCTGCCATGACATGATACAGAAACAAACCAAGACCAAAACCCGAATTTGGAAGTGAGAATTCCAGTAGTGTCATTTAGAGTACAGGAGCTTCCCTGAGTCACAGGCCACACTGTTCAGATGACGTCTCTTCTCTGTATCCATGGAATGACCCGCTCTGCAGTCGAGCTCTGAGCACTTTAGAATACACCCAGactcattaatttttctttttgacacTTAAGAGGACCACAGACACCCTGAAGCCAATCCACCTGGGAAAGTACCTTCCCCGACAACTCGCAGGCAGAGAACAGCGCCTGATTCTTTTCAGATGCTTTACTtcactgcttcttttttttacttGCCGGACTGCCCAAGACTTCAATCTTGCCTCTGCCACCTTCTGCGTTTGGAAGCTTAATGTTCTCCATGGTGACTTCGGAGCGGACGCAGTCTTCCTCTTCGGACTCCGTGCTGTCTCCAGAACCGTCCTGTGAGCTGTCCTCTGGACTATCCTCCTCTTGTGAATCTGACCGATTCATCTCAAACAGGGCCACGTCCTGTAAAAAGTGTCAGGTTGAGGAATCTATTCAGGGCAGTTCTGTGACATGTTCTAATAAAGCAACATGGCTTCTTACAGAGATGGCTCCTCCAGCAGGTACTggtgcttactgctcttccagagcaccccagagttcagttcccagcacccattatCAAATGGCTCACAACACCTCAGCCCCAGGAAATCTAACTCGTTCTTCTGGTTCTTCTGGTCCCCATGGGTACCCACACAGGTGGCAGACACATAAGAACATGTataagacacaaacacacacacacaccaattcttaaaaaaaagcaacagagGGAGTTACCCACGCTGACTATAAATTCTGAAGCACAGGTTAGACTGTGCGCTTATTACAAATAGCACTTTCATGGTTTTGGGTGCCAGAATCCACTGTAAAAACAAAGTCAGTGAGTGTTCGAAGGTTCTTTCACTTAGGTCTTTAAAAAGGCTCTTCTTGCCTAGTATGCATCCAACAGCGTTCACTCAATAAAATGgactaaaccagtggttctcaaccctcctaacactgtgaccctttaatacagttcctcaggttgtggcgACCCcagccataagattatttttgttgctacttcatgactataatttttctactgctgtgaaccgctatgtaaatgtgttttctggTGATCTTCAgtgggttgcaacccacaggttgagaaccattggacTGGAGTCAGGCACCACACTGGACACTTCCGACTTCACAAATGCAAACATCTGGCCATAGTGACACACCAACAACCCcaacctgcaatcccagcagcgGAGACAGGCAGGGCTGACAACCTAAAAACCTGGGCCACATGTAAGTCCTAccctccaacccccacccccaatcaaCTCTTGCCTTAATGAAACCAGCAGCAGACtaaaacacacaggaaaaatTCCACCTGCCACTTGCTTTTGCTCAGCTTTAACTGAGGGCGGGCTCTACACTCTCAGAAAGTGGCTCAAGTAGCAGGCCACAAACTTCTACCACCACAGATGGAGCCCTAGGCACAACTTCCCACCATGAAAAAACGTTCCCCTGGCATTGAGACAAAAGACACAAAAGACACTTTCCTTTAAAaaccacacacatatgaaattgTACGTAACTCAAGCTTCCACAGCTGTACAAAGCCCTGCTTCTTTGTTAATGCCAATAACTGTGTGCAGCACTGGGCAGCAAGTGAAACAGGGCAACAGACACAGCACAGCCTGTCAAACCCCAAGTATGTTCTGCCATCTTGCCTGTGTGAAAACATTTGctaattttaaaacaacattttgTTTTAGAACAAGATTTTACAATatcattttttcccctttctgaggagaaGTGCACTAATTCTGCTGTACGAAACAGAAACTGTAAGAATATAGTTACCATCTGTATGATGCTTCCGGATGTCTCATTGATATTTTCAATATTGAAATGACCAGCTGGAGCAACCGCCATTTCCTTTCGTAACTTTTCATTTGCCTGGGCCATTTGTGGGAGAAAGGCCTGAACTTGGTCTAACACTGTGGAGGGCAAACACAGCATGTTAGTAAATTCCAGACTGCAGAATTCCCACGAAAGCAGTTGTCCATCCACATCTGAGCCTCCTTGATTGGAGGGTGGGTGGCGTCAGGGGAAAGGCTGGGGCTTATTAACCCAGGGCCTTGCTTGTgctaggacaagagcctaccagtCCCAGACCCTCTTTTGCGCTCCCAGAACAAAAAAACCACGATTCAACAACTATTATGCAAATACTGTGTTTCTCTTCCATCCTCATACTATAAAATTCTAGAAGGCTGGCATTCAACAAGacacgtggggggggggggaagagagaaagacagaatgaGCTAATGGTTAAGTGCACCTGGTCTTTACAGTGAGGCTGTCAAGGTTATTAATGGGACCATTTCCACTCTTACTATTTCAGCTACAGGGAACGTGTTATCACCTGCCCAACTCTCATCTCAATATGTTAACACCagcggaaggaaggaaggaaggaaggaaggaaggaaggaaggaaggaaggaagggagggagggagggagggagggagggaagagaaaagaggaaaggaaagtaaaggaagggaaggaaggagggaaagaaggaagggaggagggaaagagggaaggagggaaaggggaaggaggaaagggggaagggagaaaagagggaaggagttaagggggaaggtgggaaggaggagaaggctggagagatggctcagaggttaaagcactggctgctcttccagaggtcctgagttcaattcccagcaaccacatggtggctccctcttctggcgtgcaggtgtacacccagatagagcactcatccacaaaaataaataagacaagacaaaaaaaaGACTTGCTATGTGACCCAGGCCAGAATTCACTCTGTTTGTAAGTTGGACTGGCTTCCAACTTTCCATGCTCCTGCCCAAACGCTCACCCTTTTAAGCTTAGTCACTACTGTTCCTCGTCCTCAACAGGCCTATGTTATCTACAGTCTTGCCCACCAGAATCTGCCCTGTGGCATAAACTGACAGGGTGTTCCAGCCAAGCCAATTAAGTGGTCAACTTGGGgtctgaagagagagaaaaaaaaagtggatgaaCATTCACCTGAAACTTGTCATAAAGCAGCCAACCTGCCACAGCAATGGAATAACCACCTTTTGATTAGTTCACCACCAAAAAAGTGGAGCTGAGAGATGGCAGCAGATGACTACAAGGGGCATC harbors:
- the Nopchap1 gene encoding NOP protein chaperone 1, with translation MALRGERASGPGTALPPGACSQVTVSRELLTAGNGASGGIWDQLLISSKPHSRKTSTLQTVRMQRSPLLDQVQAFLPQMAQANEKLRKEMAVAPAGHFNIENINETSGSIIQMDVALFEMNRSDSQEEDSPEDSSQDGSGDSTESEEEDCVRSEVTMENIKLPNAEGGRGKIEVLGSPASKKKKQ